Proteins from a single region of Streptomyces spectabilis:
- a CDS encoding FUSC family protein, translating into MASDPGLIRMWSALSTVCAVLLTLGVLAALDASVPILVTGALTAMVTTAAVTEPRPRDQALTLALGVPVALAVLAVGSALAPYRVAADVVFVLLIFAALYIRRLGPRATALGIFSFQLFFVTQFVETRVEQLPQLFLAALVAFGSSALVRFAVLRSPPERTLARLQRAFRLRLALVLDALTETAQGGSEAPRAERAADDLRRHTARLHTAALMIQKQLQIGTPDERTATAIQRRVADAETAAERLAVLVLRALRPGADVDTLTPHLTKALPAGSAVDARDAATLPVLVSELRALRLAIAPGPLRSADAGPAEVRKRLLGYRGDEHLPDASPAMQDVFRSTGDLARALSGLHQAVDGHTPAAEGTSVAAQSRAKLTAEHSGPAKDAIPRQRGPRIRPTTRTALQVATGSALAVVGGELISPERWYWAVFTCWVVFIGTASTGEILVRGYRRLLGTVAGVVAGLALAALVGDTSWLAFALAGLSVFGMYYTLAVSYTLMSFFVTTMLGMLYTLLHTLTPGVLVVRIEETALGIACGLAAALLVLPVRTRERTDQLLLDALERLRAVLSQSLAPLGGKSGEDLLGPARALDSALDSLRLSVQPLITPISPLRSRRRTALLVLGLLETAAFHARSLAATAELVPAGFHIGPDSRLVKEACRIDRNLATLINQIAAQGHSDTTLGRGPGVPTQLGVTEGAAHAEDINATRRVLRHLQRVDESLQGLARTLHQPVHDDS; encoded by the coding sequence TTGGCGTCCGATCCCGGACTGATCCGGATGTGGTCCGCGCTCAGCACGGTCTGCGCGGTGCTGCTGACCCTCGGCGTCCTCGCGGCGCTGGATGCCTCGGTGCCGATCCTGGTGACGGGCGCCCTCACGGCGATGGTCACCACGGCCGCGGTCACCGAACCCCGGCCGCGCGACCAGGCGTTGACCCTGGCGTTGGGGGTGCCGGTCGCCCTGGCGGTCCTGGCGGTCGGCAGCGCGCTGGCGCCGTACCGGGTTGCGGCGGACGTCGTGTTCGTGCTGCTGATCTTCGCCGCCCTCTACATCCGGCGGCTGGGCCCGCGCGCGACCGCGCTGGGCATCTTCTCCTTCCAGCTCTTCTTCGTGACCCAGTTCGTCGAGACCCGCGTGGAACAGTTGCCGCAGCTGTTCCTGGCCGCGCTGGTGGCCTTCGGCAGCTCGGCGCTGGTCCGCTTCGCCGTCTTGCGCTCGCCGCCGGAGCGGACGCTGGCACGGCTGCAACGGGCCTTCCGGCTGCGTCTGGCGCTGGTGCTCGACGCGCTGACCGAGACAGCCCAGGGCGGATCGGAGGCGCCGCGCGCCGAGCGGGCGGCCGACGACCTGCGCCGGCACACCGCCCGCCTGCACACGGCCGCGTTGATGATCCAGAAGCAGCTTCAGATCGGCACGCCCGACGAGCGCACCGCCACCGCGATCCAGCGCCGCGTGGCGGACGCGGAGACGGCCGCGGAGCGGCTGGCCGTCCTCGTGCTGCGAGCCCTGCGGCCCGGAGCCGACGTCGACACCCTGACCCCGCACCTGACGAAGGCCCTCCCCGCCGGATCCGCCGTCGACGCCCGCGACGCTGCGACCCTGCCCGTGCTGGTCTCGGAGCTGCGCGCGCTGCGCCTGGCGATCGCTCCGGGTCCGCTGCGGTCGGCGGACGCCGGTCCTGCCGAAGTACGCAAACGGCTGCTCGGCTACCGCGGTGACGAGCACCTGCCCGACGCGTCCCCGGCGATGCAGGACGTCTTCCGCTCAACGGGAGACCTCGCCCGTGCCCTGTCCGGCCTGCACCAGGCCGTCGACGGGCACACCCCGGCGGCCGAAGGCACCTCCGTGGCGGCTCAGTCGCGTGCGAAGCTCACGGCGGAGCACTCCGGCCCGGCCAAGGACGCCATACCCAGGCAGCGAGGCCCCCGCATCCGCCCTACCACCAGGACCGCGCTCCAGGTCGCGACCGGATCGGCGCTCGCCGTGGTCGGCGGTGAGCTGATCTCGCCCGAGCGCTGGTACTGGGCCGTGTTCACCTGCTGGGTGGTCTTCATCGGCACCGCCTCCACCGGCGAGATCCTGGTCAGGGGATACCGACGCCTGCTCGGCACGGTGGCGGGTGTCGTCGCCGGGCTCGCCCTCGCCGCCCTGGTAGGCGACACCTCCTGGCTGGCCTTCGCCCTGGCGGGCCTGAGCGTGTTCGGGATGTACTACACGCTCGCGGTGTCCTACACGCTGATGTCCTTCTTCGTCACCACGATGCTCGGCATGCTCTACACACTGCTCCACACCCTCACCCCGGGCGTGCTGGTGGTGCGGATCGAGGAGACCGCACTGGGCATCGCATGCGGGCTGGCCGCTGCTCTGCTCGTACTGCCCGTGCGCACCCGGGAACGCACGGACCAGTTGCTGCTCGACGCGCTGGAGCGACTGCGCGCGGTGCTCTCCCAATCGCTGGCCCCGCTGGGTGGCAAGTCCGGCGAGGACCTGCTCGGTCCGGCCCGCGCACTGGACTCGGCTCTGGACAGCCTGCGTCTGTCGGTGCAGCCGCTGATCACCCCAATCAGCCCGTTGCGGTCCCGGCGGCGCACCGCGCTCTTGGTGCTGGGGCTGTTGGAGACGGCCGCCTTCCACGCCCGCAGCCTGGCTGCCACCGCCGAACTGGTGCCAGCAGGCTTCCACATCGGCCCCGATTCGCGCCTCGTGAAAGAGGCATGCCGCATCGACCGCAACCTCGCGACCCTGATCAACCAGATAGCCGCCCAAGGCCACAGCGACACCACGCTCGGGCGCGGTCCCGGGGTCCCCACCCAGCTCGGCGTGACCGAGGGAGCGGCGCATGCCGAGGACATCAACGCGACGCGACGGGTCCTGCGGCATCTGCAACGTGTGGACGAGAGCCTTCAGGGCCTGGCCCGGACGCTTCACCAGCCCGTTCATGATGACTCATGA
- a CDS encoding AIM24 family protein, translating to MSGNLQFERKGQGVGGMLKRAVTGEGVPLMTVRGQGEAWFAHEAHNCFLVDLEPGDVLTINGRNVLCFDASLSYEIKTVKGSGISGGGLFNTVFSGHGRIGLMCEGEPLVIPVSPKEPVYVDTDAVVGWTASLETSLHRSQSIGSMLRGGSGESVQLMLQGDGFVIVRPSEATPAKPQQH from the coding sequence GTGAGCGGGAACCTCCAGTTCGAGCGCAAGGGCCAGGGCGTGGGCGGCATGCTCAAGCGCGCCGTCACGGGCGAGGGCGTTCCGCTGATGACGGTGCGCGGCCAGGGCGAGGCGTGGTTCGCGCACGAGGCGCACAACTGCTTCCTCGTCGACCTCGAACCGGGGGACGTGCTCACCATCAACGGCCGCAACGTCCTGTGCTTCGACGCGAGCCTGTCGTACGAGATCAAGACCGTGAAGGGCTCGGGCATCTCCGGCGGCGGCCTGTTCAACACCGTGTTCTCCGGTCACGGCAGGATCGGGCTCATGTGCGAGGGCGAACCGCTGGTCATCCCGGTGTCGCCGAAGGAGCCGGTGTACGTCGACACCGACGCGGTGGTCGGCTGGACCGCCAGCCTGGAGACGTCGCTGCACCGTTCCCAGTCCATCGGCTCGATGCTGCGCGGCGGCTCCGGCGAATCGGTGCAGCTGATGCTCCAGGGCGACGGGTTCGTCATCGTGCGCCCGAGCGAGGCCACACCGGCCAAGCCGCAGCAGCACTGA
- a CDS encoding MFS transporter, with the protein MAHAYREIFSAPGAKAFSSAGLVARLPLPLTHMGILAMLSETTGEYALAGLVAGTFTFSMAFLGPQVSKAVDRRGQSRVLPVATGVSVLGLAGLLLCATSDAPRWTLFLFALLSGLMPSMSAMVRARWTELYRGRPQLTTAYSMESVVDELTYVISPALAVVLSTALFPQAAPMAAGLLLLVGVALFVPQKSTEPPVKPRTADGDGGSALSSPPVLVLALILLCGGTIPGMVDTMGLAFAEDAGNKSLAGLVFAVYAIGSGISGLLFGARRIDVPLPRLLLIGVTGTALTTLPFLLVDGVWGMVVVVFVAGVFFAPTMVVIMAMVERTTPEHQLTEAMTWMIAGLQSGVALGAAVTGVVYDHLGATAGVCVAVVAGALALLLTLCGSPMLRTRLAHARSGSAAVSAPGRGEPAVCR; encoded by the coding sequence ATGGCACACGCATACCGCGAGATCTTCTCCGCTCCGGGCGCGAAGGCGTTCAGTTCCGCAGGGCTCGTCGCCCGCCTCCCGCTGCCCCTGACCCACATGGGCATCCTCGCGATGCTGTCCGAAACGACGGGCGAGTACGCGCTGGCAGGGCTGGTGGCGGGCACCTTCACCTTCTCCATGGCCTTCCTCGGGCCCCAGGTGTCCAAGGCGGTGGACCGGCGCGGCCAGAGCCGGGTGCTCCCCGTCGCCACCGGCGTCAGCGTGCTCGGGCTCGCGGGCCTGCTGCTGTGCGCCACCTCCGACGCGCCCCGGTGGACGCTGTTCCTCTTCGCGCTGCTCTCCGGTCTCATGCCGAGCATGAGCGCGATGGTCAGGGCCCGCTGGACCGAGCTCTACCGGGGCAGGCCGCAGCTGACCACCGCGTACTCCATGGAGTCCGTGGTCGACGAGCTGACGTACGTCATCAGCCCCGCGCTCGCCGTGGTGCTCTCCACGGCGCTGTTCCCGCAGGCCGCGCCGATGGCGGCGGGGCTGCTCCTGCTCGTCGGGGTCGCGCTGTTCGTGCCGCAGAAGAGCACCGAACCGCCGGTCAAGCCGCGCACCGCCGACGGCGACGGCGGGTCGGCCCTGTCCTCGCCGCCGGTGCTCGTCCTCGCGCTCATCCTGCTGTGCGGCGGCACGATCCCCGGCATGGTCGACACGATGGGCCTCGCGTTCGCCGAGGACGCGGGCAACAAGTCGCTCGCCGGGCTCGTCTTCGCCGTGTACGCGATCGGCTCCGGCATCTCGGGGCTGCTCTTCGGCGCCCGCCGCATCGACGTGCCGCTGCCACGCCTGCTCCTGATCGGCGTGACCGGGACGGCCCTGACGACCCTGCCGTTCCTCCTGGTGGACGGCGTCTGGGGGATGGTCGTGGTGGTGTTCGTCGCCGGGGTCTTCTTCGCGCCGACCATGGTCGTGATCATGGCCATGGTGGAGCGCACGACTCCGGAGCACCAGCTCACGGAGGCCATGACCTGGATGATCGCGGGTCTCCAGAGCGGCGTCGCGCTCGGCGCGGCCGTCACCGGCGTCGTCTACGACCACCTCGGCGCCACGGCAGGCGTCTGCGTGGCGGTCGTCGCGGGCGCCCTGGCCCTGCTCCTGACGCTGTGCGGCTCGCCGATGCTGCGGACGCGGCTCGCCCACGCGCGGAGCGGGTCCGCGGCGGTGAGCGCGCCCGGCCGCGGCGAGCCCGCGGTCTGCCGCTGA
- a CDS encoding cupin domain-containing protein, with protein MTLTPIDLFASFIHLDEGGQVRAERPVFDSAGSGWQVMTFHVETDADVHGDHWEVHPDAEEVVACLAGGIRLCFRPEEPGGEGAEVKVAAGAAVIVPRGRWHRIALDGPSDIMSVTVPRGSRLERRAEA; from the coding sequence ATGACTCTCACCCCGATCGACCTCTTCGCCTCCTTCATCCACCTCGACGAGGGCGGCCAAGTGCGCGCCGAGCGGCCGGTGTTCGACTCCGCAGGGAGTGGCTGGCAGGTGATGACCTTCCATGTGGAGACCGACGCCGACGTGCACGGTGACCACTGGGAAGTGCACCCCGACGCCGAAGAGGTCGTGGCCTGTCTGGCGGGCGGAATACGCCTCTGCTTCCGCCCGGAGGAACCCGGAGGGGAGGGGGCGGAGGTGAAGGTCGCGGCCGGAGCGGCCGTCATCGTGCCGCGCGGGCGCTGGCACCGCATCGCCCTGGACGGCCCCAGCGACATCATGTCCGTCACCGTGCCGCGCGGCAGCCGCCTGGAGCGGCGTGCCGAAGCGTAG
- a CDS encoding alpha/beta hydrolase: MDSELEAFIPLIPRADFSDPVAARKNLAGLAASVPAPDTSDMEIEDRTVPGDPGVPVRIYRPRGARGAVVWMHGGGWVMGDVDTEHPWASRIAESSGEVVISVGYRLAPEHPHPAALDDAYAVLSWAAEHAADLGVDPGRIAVGGHSAGAGLAAAVALRARDRQGPAIRFQLLNQPGLDDRQATWSARQFTDTPWMTRGKVTEAWRHYLGGARATPYAAPSRADDVAGLPPAYIATAEFCPNRDEGIEYALRLLRAGVPVELHQWAGTFHGSQALLSADVSRRQNAELGAALRRGLAD; this comes from the coding sequence ATGGACTCCGAACTCGAAGCATTCATCCCGCTCATCCCCCGGGCCGACTTCTCCGACCCCGTCGCCGCCCGCAAGAACCTCGCGGGCCTTGCCGCCTCCGTGCCGGCGCCGGACACCTCGGACATGGAGATCGAGGACCGTACGGTGCCCGGCGATCCCGGGGTGCCCGTGCGGATCTACCGCCCGCGCGGCGCACGGGGCGCCGTCGTCTGGATGCACGGCGGCGGCTGGGTCATGGGCGACGTGGACACCGAGCACCCGTGGGCCTCCCGCATCGCGGAGAGCTCCGGTGAGGTCGTCATCTCGGTGGGCTACCGGCTCGCCCCCGAGCATCCGCACCCGGCCGCCCTGGACGACGCGTACGCGGTGCTGAGCTGGGCGGCGGAGCACGCGGCCGACCTCGGCGTCGACCCCGGGCGGATCGCGGTCGGCGGCCACAGCGCCGGTGCCGGGCTCGCGGCGGCCGTGGCGCTGCGGGCGCGCGACCGGCAGGGCCCGGCGATCCGCTTCCAGCTGCTCAACCAGCCGGGCCTCGACGACCGCCAAGCGACCTGGTCGGCACGGCAGTTCACGGACACGCCCTGGATGACACGCGGCAAGGTCACCGAGGCGTGGCGGCACTACCTCGGCGGTGCGCGGGCCACGCCGTACGCCGCGCCCTCGCGCGCCGACGACGTGGCCGGGCTTCCGCCCGCCTACATCGCCACGGCCGAGTTCTGCCCGAACCGCGACGAGGGCATCGAGTACGCGCTGCGCCTGCTCAGGGCGGGCGTACCGGTCGAACTGCACCAGTGGGCCGGTACGTTCCACGGCTCGCAGGCCCTCCTGAGCGCCGACGTGTCCCGGCGGCAGAACGCCGAACTCGGCGCGGCCCTGCGCCGCGGCCTGGCCGATTGA
- a CDS encoding nuclear transport factor 2 family protein, with protein MTHLPDTGYAPTAEDRASLDSWFAEYDAASGKRDVERMADMAVFPLNLVSDDSAGSGRSAQWDRRQFVTTMTQVMGDGSQDITFESTRTPVFLSASMAVVFTDSTMTADGRTQQLRYADILLKRDGAWAFQTMIQGGWGDNL; from the coding sequence ATGACTCATCTGCCCGACACCGGATACGCCCCGACCGCCGAGGACCGCGCGAGCCTGGACTCCTGGTTCGCCGAGTACGACGCGGCGAGCGGCAAGCGCGACGTGGAGCGCATGGCGGACATGGCGGTGTTCCCGCTCAACCTGGTGAGCGACGACTCCGCAGGGTCCGGCCGGTCGGCGCAGTGGGACCGGCGGCAGTTCGTCACCACCATGACGCAGGTGATGGGCGACGGCAGCCAGGACATCACCTTCGAGTCCACCCGGACTCCGGTGTTCCTCTCCGCGTCGATGGCCGTGGTCTTCACCGACTCGACGATGACGGCGGACGGCCGCACCCAGCAGCTCCGGTACGCCGACATCCTGCTCAAGCGGGACGGGGCCTGGGCGTTCCAGACCATGATCCAGGGCGGCTGGGGAGACAACCTCTAG
- a CDS encoding trypsin-like serine peptidase — translation MRISRWSRSVAAGTGGVVIAALATTASAQESIAGPGGPRPGPDATPGGVSASAPPRSGASWTAEDAEDFWTAGRMESATPPPAAEAPAPGSAQPGATAKTKTRTQTTATAPRARAAAATPSATSYKGAKTIGVLYYVDSGMTAHSCTASVVHSPKGNLILTAGHCGPGKKHAFVPQYRTGKPAAQQPYGIWAVDRFFKDPRHTDTGPGSNLDFGFATLKPDKNGRPVERLTGANTLTRTPNYRVPVTVIGYPKAKYDPRDRAIKCRTTTSRLPGYKQLRMKCAGFHGGTSGSPWLMNFDERTQRGQVVGNLGGAGGGGSSSDVSYAPFYDDQVFKLYDDAVADVAKVERSPLPYALGTGETWQHAKQLASGDYTGDGKADLLAVWAGGEVTLHTGDGDGGFSAQRRLKAPNGTWKHAAAITGGDFAGTGRSDLIVRWSDGEVTLYPDVSAAGFGREVRLAKAKSTWKHATQITAGRFSGNKRADDLVVRWSDGELTLYREAGDGFKKETRLQKPNATWKRAALLVGGDFAGSDRGDVLVRWSDGKLTLHQDVGTGGLGRKTQLRGASALWKHAKVATAGGHTAGGRPDDIVVRWSGGEVSLYADTTTRLGTERNLVPPRTT, via the coding sequence GTGCGCATTTCCCGTTGGTCCCGGTCCGTCGCCGCGGGGACGGGCGGCGTCGTCATCGCCGCCCTGGCGACCACCGCCTCCGCGCAGGAGTCCATAGCCGGGCCGGGAGGCCCCCGGCCGGGACCGGACGCGACGCCCGGCGGCGTCAGCGCGTCCGCTCCCCCGAGGAGCGGCGCCAGCTGGACGGCCGAGGACGCCGAGGACTTCTGGACCGCCGGGCGCATGGAGTCGGCGACTCCGCCCCCGGCCGCCGAGGCCCCCGCGCCCGGGAGCGCGCAGCCAGGCGCCACCGCGAAGACGAAGACCAGGACGCAGACGACGGCGACGGCCCCGCGGGCACGCGCCGCGGCCGCCACCCCCTCCGCCACGTCCTACAAGGGCGCCAAGACCATCGGCGTCCTGTACTACGTCGACAGCGGCATGACCGCGCACAGTTGCACGGCGAGCGTCGTGCACAGCCCCAAGGGCAATCTGATCCTCACCGCCGGGCACTGCGGCCCCGGCAAGAAGCACGCCTTCGTGCCCCAGTACCGCACCGGCAAGCCCGCGGCCCAGCAGCCGTACGGCATCTGGGCCGTCGACCGGTTCTTCAAGGACCCCCGGCACACCGACACCGGCCCGGGATCCAACCTCGACTTCGGCTTCGCGACGCTCAAGCCCGACAAGAACGGCCGCCCCGTCGAGCGACTCACCGGCGCCAACACCCTGACGCGGACGCCGAACTACCGCGTCCCGGTCACCGTCATCGGCTACCCGAAGGCGAAGTACGACCCCAGGGACCGAGCGATCAAGTGCCGCACGACGACGAGCCGTCTGCCCGGCTACAAGCAGCTCCGCATGAAGTGCGCCGGCTTCCACGGCGGCACCTCCGGCAGCCCGTGGCTGATGAACTTCGACGAGCGGACCCAGCGCGGCCAGGTCGTCGGGAACCTCGGCGGCGCGGGCGGCGGCGGCTCCAGCAGCGACGTCTCGTACGCGCCGTTCTACGACGACCAGGTGTTCAAGCTCTACGACGACGCCGTCGCCGACGTCGCCAAGGTCGAGCGCTCGCCGCTCCCCTACGCGCTCGGCACCGGCGAGACCTGGCAGCACGCCAAGCAGCTGGCCTCCGGCGACTACACCGGTGACGGCAAGGCCGACCTGCTCGCCGTGTGGGCCGGCGGCGAGGTCACCCTGCACACCGGCGACGGCGACGGCGGCTTCAGCGCGCAGCGCCGCCTCAAGGCGCCCAACGGCACCTGGAAGCACGCCGCGGCGATCACCGGCGGCGACTTCGCCGGCACCGGCCGCTCCGACCTGATCGTGCGCTGGTCCGACGGCGAGGTCACGCTGTACCCCGACGTGTCCGCCGCGGGCTTCGGCCGGGAGGTCAGGCTCGCCAAGGCCAAATCCACCTGGAAGCACGCCACCCAGATCACCGCGGGCCGCTTCAGCGGCAACAAGCGCGCCGACGACCTGGTGGTCCGCTGGAGCGACGGCGAACTCACCCTCTACCGCGAGGCCGGCGACGGGTTCAAGAAGGAGACCAGGCTCCAGAAGCCCAACGCCACCTGGAAGCGCGCCGCCCTCCTCGTCGGCGGCGACTTCGCGGGCAGCGACCGCGGGGACGTCCTCGTGCGCTGGTCCGACGGCAAGCTCACCCTCCACCAGGACGTGGGCACCGGCGGCCTGGGCAGGAAGACCCAGCTGCGCGGGGCGAGCGCGCTGTGGAAGCACGCCAAGGTCGCGACGGCGGGCGGGCACACCGCGGGCGGCCGCCCCGACGACATCGTCGTCCGCTGGAGCGGCGGCGAGGTCAGCCTCTACGCCGACACCACGACCCGGCTCGGCACCGAGCGGAACCTGGTACCGCCCCGGACGACCTGA
- a CDS encoding TetR/AcrR family transcriptional regulator → MEATVRVIARDGAAGVTHRTVAREAELPTTATTYYFSSIDALLTAALTQCMEEDSARIEALVAAPGGDKRRALAELMAEILSPPGHLLAEFELCLLAVRRPEQRAATRRWQEALAAFARQFTDEPLRVKLFAQSYDGLLLQGLLADKPPTADEFEELLRELLPDPGGAA, encoded by the coding sequence ATCGAGGCCACCGTGCGCGTCATCGCGCGCGACGGCGCCGCCGGGGTCACCCACCGCACGGTGGCCCGGGAGGCGGAGCTGCCCACCACCGCCACGACGTACTACTTCAGCAGCATCGACGCCCTCCTCACGGCGGCGCTCACCCAGTGCATGGAGGAGGACTCCGCGCGCATCGAGGCGCTCGTGGCGGCGCCCGGCGGCGACAAGCGCCGGGCGCTCGCGGAGCTCATGGCGGAGATCCTCAGCCCGCCCGGCCATCTGCTCGCCGAGTTCGAGCTGTGCCTGCTCGCGGTGCGCCGCCCGGAGCAGCGGGCCGCGACCCGCCGCTGGCAGGAGGCGCTCGCCGCCTTCGCCCGCCAGTTCACCGACGAGCCGCTGCGCGTGAAGCTCTTCGCCCAGTCCTACGACGGGCTGCTGCTCCAGGGCCTCCTCGCGGACAAGCCCCCGACGGCCGACGAGTTCGAGGAACTCCTGCGGGAGCTCCTGCCGGACCCCGGTGGGGCCGCGTAA
- a CDS encoding bifunctional 5,10-methylenetetrahydrofolate dehydrogenase/5,10-methenyltetrahydrofolate cyclohydrolase gives MSPTTSTVPAQLMDGTALARRVGEETAARAAELTRRTGAAPCLATVLVGEDPASVTYVRMKRNRCAKAGIVSRHVALPAATTTEELVATLGALSEDPTVHGILLQHPVGEHIDERAAFEAIAPHKDVDGVTLSSFAAMSFGRPGFVSCTPGGIMRLLDAYDVDLAGKRAVVVGRSAILGKPVGMLLLARDATVTYCHSRTADLSAHLREADVVVAAVGRPELIRGEDIKPGAVVIDAGYNPGNVGDVDFDGALSRARLITPVPGGVGPMTIAVLLEQTVAAAERQLEARAAR, from the coding sequence ATGTCCCCGACCACTTCGACGGTTCCTGCCCAGCTCATGGACGGCACCGCACTCGCCCGCCGCGTGGGCGAGGAGACCGCGGCCCGCGCCGCGGAGCTCACCCGGCGCACGGGCGCCGCGCCCTGTCTGGCCACGGTGCTCGTGGGCGAGGACCCCGCTTCGGTCACCTACGTCCGCATGAAGCGGAACCGCTGCGCCAAGGCGGGCATCGTCTCGCGCCACGTCGCGCTGCCCGCCGCGACCACGACCGAGGAGCTCGTCGCCACCCTCGGCGCCCTCTCCGAGGACCCGACCGTGCACGGCATCCTGCTGCAGCACCCCGTCGGGGAGCACATCGACGAGCGCGCCGCGTTCGAGGCGATCGCGCCGCACAAGGACGTCGACGGCGTCACGCTCAGCTCGTTCGCCGCGATGAGCTTCGGGCGGCCCGGCTTCGTGTCCTGCACCCCGGGCGGGATCATGCGGCTGCTCGACGCGTACGACGTCGACCTCGCCGGGAAGCGGGCCGTCGTGGTGGGCCGCAGCGCGATCCTCGGCAAGCCCGTGGGGATGCTGCTGCTCGCCCGGGACGCGACCGTCACCTACTGCCACTCGCGCACCGCCGACCTCTCCGCGCACCTGCGCGAGGCCGACGTCGTCGTGGCGGCCGTGGGCCGACCCGAGCTGATCCGCGGCGAGGACATCAAGCCGGGCGCGGTCGTCATCGACGCCGGGTACAACCCGGGCAACGTCGGCGACGTCGACTTCGACGGCGCCCTGAGCCGGGCCCGCCTCATCACGCCGGTGCCGGGCGGCGTCGGCCCCATGACGATCGCGGTCCTGCTCGAGCAGACGGTGGCCGCCGCGGAGCGGCAGCTGGAGGCGCGCGCCGCCCGGTGA